In Syntrophales bacterium, a genomic segment contains:
- a CDS encoding type II toxin-antitoxin system RelE/ParE family toxin, giving the protein MNDLRIPPANRLEKLSSDREGQHGIRIYEQWRICFIWRHGEAYKVEIADYR; this is encoded by the coding sequence ATCAATGACTTAAGAATTCCACCAGCGAACAGACTGGAAAAACTGAGCAGTGACCGAGAAGGACAACACGGCATTAGAATCTATGAACAGTGGCGCATCTGTTTCATCTGGCGGCATGGTGAAGCGTATAAAGTGGAAATAGCAGATTATCGTTAG
- a CDS encoding HigA family addiction module antitoxin, with translation MVNLVTYEYQKGIGLHSPLLGKNNLHPVHPGEVLLEEFLKPVGLSQNRLALNIGVPARRINEIVLEKRKITADTALRLAKFFGTSAEFWLGLQSQYDIDVTADEIGERCIAAPLSSDVICSVRAK, from the coding sequence ATGGTAAATTTGGTAACGTATGAATATCAAAAAGGTATTGGGCTTCATTCGCCACTTTTAGGTAAAAATAATTTACACCCCGTACATCCTGGAGAAGTTCTTTTGGAAGAGTTTCTCAAGCCGGTGGGTCTGAGCCAAAATAGACTTGCCTTGAATATTGGTGTACCTGCTCGAAGAATAAACGAGATTGTCCTTGAAAAAAGGAAAATAACAGCAGATACAGCTCTCCGGCTGGCCAAGTTTTTTGGAACATCCGCCGAGTTTTGGCTTGGGTTGCAGTCGCAGTATGATATAGATGTTACGGCGGATGAGATTGGTGAACGCTGCATAGCCGCGCCGCTTAGTTCAGATGTTATCTGCTCAGTGCGAGCAAAGTGA
- a CDS encoding C-terminal binding protein — translation MVFKVAQVFDIPSAPDYKKIMREEGLDVKVVKKLCLTEEEVIDTAHDADAIIGVATFQPFSRKVMERLTRCRFIQSMGIGYDRLDVAAATEHGILVANMPDYCLEEVSDHAMALILACTRRIVALNETVKRGGWKVEPDPDIQKEIWPKMSRLKGQTLGLVGFGRIPRTLVPKATGFGMRIIAYDPYIPEEIFTGLGVERVDLDRLLRESDIVSVHSALTTETKHLLGLRELKKMKPTAHLVNTARGGIVDGQALYTALKEGIIMGAAVDVTEPEPIKPDDPLLTLDNFIVTAHSGHFSIPAFTELTHRPAREVARVFKGEWPVGLLNPEVKEKFRQKWDKY, via the coding sequence ATGGTTTTTAAGGTCGCGCAAGTTTTCGACATTCCCTCGGCACCTGATTACAAGAAGATAATGAGAGAGGAGGGATTGGATGTTAAGGTGGTGAAGAAGTTATGTCTCACTGAGGAGGAGGTCATAGATACGGCCCACGATGCCGATGCGATAATAGGGGTGGCTACTTTCCAGCCCTTTTCGAGAAAGGTAATGGAAAGGTTGACCAGATGCAGGTTTATTCAGAGTATGGGAATTGGCTATGACCGTCTGGATGTGGCTGCCGCGACTGAACATGGCATCCTGGTGGCTAATATGCCTGATTACTGCCTGGAAGAGGTATCAGACCATGCCATGGCCCTTATTCTTGCCTGCACCAGGAGGATCGTCGCCTTGAACGAGACCGTGAAGAGAGGAGGTTGGAAGGTCGAGCCTGACCCCGATATACAAAAGGAAATATGGCCTAAAATGTCTCGGTTAAAGGGACAGACCCTGGGCCTTGTCGGGTTTGGTCGTATCCCCCGGACACTGGTTCCGAAAGCAACGGGCTTCGGTATGAGAATTATCGCTTATGATCCTTATATTCCCGAGGAAATATTTACAGGACTTGGAGTGGAGCGAGTGGACCTCGATCGGTTGCTCAGGGAATCAGATATCGTCTCGGTTCATAGCGCCCTTACCACAGAAACCAAGCACCTGCTGGGATTGAGAGAATTGAAAAAAATGAAGCCCACTGCTCACCTTGTAAATACGGCACGTGGTGGTATTGTTGATGGACAGGCCTTATATACAGCCCTTAAAGAGGGTATAATTATGGGAGCAGCGGTAGATGTTACGGAACCGGAACCTATCAAACCGGATGATCCGTTGCTTACACTTGATAACTTTATTGTCACCGCCCATTCCGGTCATTTTTCCATACCTGCTTTCACGGAGCTTACCCACCGTCCGGCAAGAGAAGTGGCACGGGTTTTCAAGGGGGAATGGCCTGTGGGTCTGCTTAATCCCGAGGTCAAAGAAAAGTTCAGGCAAAAATGGGACAAATATTAA
- a CDS encoding DUF502 domain-containing protein, with protein MKRKLKTIFLTGLAVITPIGLTLYILIFIIDLMDTLLTIIPERYQPDTLLPFHIPGLGIIVTVILVFICGLLTQSYFGNKLVMWGESLVDKVPIIRGIYQAIKRIADGMFKSTKQSFKKVVLVEFPRKGMYSIGFVTGRPNREIQTRVGNNDNYISILIPTAPNPTTGFFLMVPEDELIYTDMLVEEAFTLIISGGIVTPPNRSKV; from the coding sequence TTGAAGAGAAAACTGAAAACCATATTCTTAACTGGTCTTGCCGTCATCACCCCCATAGGATTGACGCTTTATATCCTCATCTTTATTATAGACCTGATGGATACTCTCCTAACGATTATCCCCGAAAGATACCAGCCTGATACACTTCTGCCATTTCACATACCGGGGCTTGGTATCATTGTGACGGTAATTCTGGTTTTTATCTGTGGTCTTTTAACCCAGAGTTATTTTGGTAACAAACTCGTCATGTGGGGAGAGAGCCTTGTAGATAAAGTACCTATTATAAGGGGTATCTATCAAGCTATCAAAAGGATTGCCGATGGTATGTTTAAAAGTACAAAGCAGAGCTTTAAAAAGGTTGTTTTGGTTGAATTTCCCCGTAAGGGGATGTATTCTATTGGGTTTGTAACAGGCAGGCCCAATAGGGAGATTCAAACCAGGGTAGGAAATAACGACAACTATATCAGCATACTTATACCCACGGCACCCAACCCGACGACAGGATTTTTTTTGATGGTGCCGGAAGACGAGTTGATTTATACGGACATGCTGGTGGAAGAGGCTTTTACACTCATTATTTCCGGTGGTATTGTTACCCCACCCAACCGTTCAAAGGTGTAG
- the metK gene encoding methionine adenosyltransferase translates to MQITSESVKIGHPDIVADSIAANVIAAILDEEHKIGMTVDTMPHCGIEVFLGKGLCIVGGEVDTRIYVDVERCVREAVLSIGYRDYALGLNGNSMGVLNTIVPQSPDINIGTRANLGKYKEIGAGDQGIIYGFACNETPELLPLPFVLASLLMRTFENCGNPVFAPDGKGQVTVDYDDQGAPLRVTTILMSNAIDYRHVPPSFRSSIEPQARQMAMDCLKGWVDEKTEFLFNPTGEWQAINSCSAADSGLTGRKIVVQLYGGYPGAQVGGGSIVNKSPEKVDCSAAFGARYVVKNIVAAGLATRCSLQLAYAIGIARPISVYVNSFGTGVVSDRKLAVLIKEFFDLSPRGMIEQFDLLNGDIYRKLPRTLFLDDYPWEKTDKIEELGQAAAV, encoded by the coding sequence ATGCAAATTACATCGGAGAGCGTTAAGATAGGACATCCTGACATTGTAGCTGATTCGATAGCGGCAAATGTAATTGCTGCCATTCTGGATGAGGAGCATAAAATTGGTATGACCGTTGATACCATGCCCCATTGCGGTATTGAGGTTTTTTTAGGAAAGGGCCTCTGTATCGTTGGTGGAGAGGTTGATACGAGGATCTATGTGGATGTCGAGAGGTGTGTTCGTGAGGCGGTTCTGTCTATAGGTTATCGGGATTATGCCCTCGGTCTTAACGGGAACTCCATGGGAGTTCTCAATACAATTGTTCCCCAGTCCCCGGATATCAATATAGGTACACGGGCCAATCTCGGTAAATATAAAGAAATTGGCGCCGGGGACCAGGGTATTATCTATGGATTTGCCTGCAATGAGACACCGGAATTGCTACCCCTTCCCTTTGTGTTGGCAAGCCTGCTGATGAGGACGTTTGAAAATTGTGGGAATCCTGTATTCGCCCCGGATGGCAAGGGACAGGTGACAGTGGATTATGACGATCAGGGGGCGCCCTTACGGGTGACCACCATTCTCATGTCTAACGCTATTGATTATCGCCATGTTCCTCCGAGTTTCAGATCCAGTATAGAACCACAGGCCAGGCAGATGGCCATGGATTGCCTTAAGGGTTGGGTGGATGAAAAAACCGAATTTCTGTTCAACCCCACAGGTGAATGGCAGGCCATCAATTCATGCAGCGCCGCTGATTCGGGATTAACCGGTCGCAAAATTGTGGTTCAGCTCTATGGAGGGTATCCGGGCGCCCAGGTAGGAGGCGGTTCGATTGTCAACAAATCACCGGAGAAAGTTGACTGTTCTGCGGCCTTTGGGGCACGGTATGTTGTCAAGAATATCGTCGCCGCTGGCCTGGCCACGAGGTGTTCCCTTCAACTGGCCTATGCCATAGGTATTGCCAGGCCCATCTCCGTTTATGTAAATTCTTTTGGCACTGGTGTTGTATCCGACAGAAAACTGGCTGTATTGATCAAGGAATTCTTTGATTTGTCCCCCCGGGGCATGATCGAACAATTTGATCTCCTCAATGGAGACATCTATAGAAAACTGCCCCGGACACTATTTCTCGATGATTATCCATGGGAGAAAACAGATAAGATTGAAGAACTGGGACAGGCTGCTGCCGTTTGA
- the ahcY gene encoding adenosylhomocysteinase, which yields MKFEEIDRDLKYRIADISLADWGRRELELTENEMPGLMAVREKYGPQKPLKGLKIMGSLHMTIQTAMLIETLGELGADLRWASCNIFSTQDHAAAAIAKGGSAAVFAWKGESLEEYWWCTEQALTWPDGSGPDLIVDDGGDATLFVHQGVKVEKDPVLLDRTQENREMQIVMERLSYSFKRDPQHWHRVAANIRGVSEETTTGVHRLYQMAQAGKLLFPAMNVNDSITKSKFDNLYGCRESLADGIKRATDIMIAGKIVVICGYGDVGKGCAQSMRGLGARVIIVEVDPICALQAAMEGYEVTTLEDIAEKGDIFVTATGCCDVITGEHMEKMKNEAIVCNIGHFDSEIAIHYLEKNCKKENIKPQVDRWTMNAGHSIIVLAEGRLVNLGCATGHPSFVMSCSFTNQCLAQIELAANRYKVGVYTLPKKLDEEVARLHLDRLGVKLSKLTPKQADYLGIQIGGPFKPDYYRY from the coding sequence ATGAAATTCGAAGAGATTGACAGGGACTTAAAATACAGAATTGCCGACATCTCTCTTGCCGACTGGGGGCGCAGGGAGTTAGAACTTACCGAAAACGAGATGCCCGGCCTGATGGCGGTGCGAGAAAAGTACGGTCCCCAAAAACCTTTAAAGGGTTTGAAGATTATGGGTAGCCTCCATATGACGATTCAAACGGCGATGCTCATCGAAACACTCGGAGAGCTTGGTGCTGACCTCAGATGGGCCTCATGCAATATTTTCTCTACACAGGATCATGCGGCGGCCGCCATTGCCAAGGGAGGGTCAGCAGCCGTTTTCGCCTGGAAGGGGGAATCTCTCGAGGAATACTGGTGGTGTACGGAACAGGCCCTGACCTGGCCGGATGGTTCCGGGCCGGATCTGATCGTTGATGATGGCGGTGATGCGACCCTTTTCGTCCATCAGGGTGTCAAGGTCGAGAAGGACCCGGTGTTGCTTGATAGAACACAAGAGAACAGAGAGATGCAGATTGTCATGGAACGTCTCAGCTATAGTTTTAAGCGTGATCCGCAGCACTGGCATCGAGTGGCAGCAAATATCCGGGGCGTTTCCGAAGAGACGACAACAGGTGTTCACAGACTGTATCAAATGGCCCAGGCCGGTAAATTGCTCTTTCCTGCCATGAACGTCAATGACTCGATAACCAAATCTAAGTTCGACAATTTATACGGTTGCAGGGAATCACTTGCTGACGGCATCAAGCGAGCGACAGATATCATGATTGCGGGTAAGATCGTCGTGATCTGCGGATACGGTGATGTCGGCAAGGGATGCGCCCAGTCCATGCGTGGTCTTGGAGCTCGCGTTATTATCGTTGAGGTTGATCCCATCTGTGCCCTTCAGGCTGCCATGGAGGGGTATGAGGTCACCACGCTGGAGGATATTGCAGAAAAAGGGGATATCTTTGTTACCGCAACGGGGTGCTGTGATGTCATCACGGGTGAACATATGGAAAAGATGAAGAATGAGGCTATTGTCTGCAACATCGGCCATTTCGACAGCGAGATCGCCATACATTATCTCGAGAAGAACTGTAAAAAAGAGAATATCAAACCACAGGTGGACAGGTGGACCATGAACGCGGGACATTCTATTATCGTTCTCGCAGAAGGGCGATTGGTCAACCTCGGATGCGCCACCGGCCACCCCAGTTTTGTCATGAGTTGCAGCTTTACCAATCAGTGTCTCGCCCAGATTGAACTGGCAGCCAACAGATATAAAGTTGGTGTTTATACCCTGCCGAAGAAACTTGATGAGGAGGTGGCAAGACTGCATCTTGACCGCCTGGGAGTCAAGCTTTCGAAGTTAACTCCCAAACAGGCCGATTATCTTGGTATTCAAATCGGCGGCCCCTTCAAACCGGATTACTACCGCTATTAA